A genomic segment from Nicotiana tabacum cultivar K326 chromosome 9, ASM71507v2, whole genome shotgun sequence encodes:
- the LOC142163789 gene encoding uncharacterized protein LOC142163789 → MSSEGHPPTIPISEDSLLSVIPTSESVAAKENRALRLRVLEMWDAWSNGRELPSAIPSFPEFLPRASGNSNVPINYPNTPLGYPTISAHFTGTPSEDISRWHIWDDLARDFVRQFQYNIDIAPDRNSLSNLKKKLSKCFREYAVKWREQVARVKPPMDETKMARIEPICHKSYIPSNSKRVRRCSEKKEEKRGGDGSFESEKPPSTQRQNPESPSYRPNTRCAYNLGAEGHDTEDCWTLKRTVENLIEQKRIVIKDEEIPNMTNNPLPAHNNWPVIGMICEDKKFDPALKAINGIADVEKKTNAAAKQGKGEINNNSAPRSEEKIVESKIGEVTPKDAILYVPRAHMKEQLVLSPPKRFELNKGPKMYVPKGTYVVRGPVIPPRLNEPVVIGCPPQKPMIGPISILWNYKKVVVTYKGKEVLGEANETNPIEKYLNLEEVNNAKQKRFPLKKLVSAEEVEEFFRKMKTTDYEVIDQLRKSPSQVSLLSLLVSSTEHQKVLIKTLNEAYVPIETTVEQLERMAERFFAVNQISFSKNDFPPEGAAHNKALHLTVKCEGYYVKRVMLDSGSGVDIYPLSTLQRIEIGTKRIRPNNVCMRAFDGIKRDTIGEIDLILTIGPVDFEVTFQVLDMDTSYNFLLGRPWIRAAGAVPSTLHQMVKFEYADHEIVVHGEDEQSIYRDPSVPCLKVREGSEHIVYQSFEVVVADQCGNGSPCLQPFLSNTSIMVATEMIKHGYKPGKGLGASLLVITEPITLPASRKFFDVGFHATETDVTWANK, encoded by the exons ATGTCATCAGAAGGTCATCCACCAACAATTCCCATATCAGAGGATAGCCTGCTATCGGTTATTCCAACCTCAGAGTCAGTAGCAGCTAAAGAGAATAGGGCACTGCGCCTCCGCGTGCTAGAAATGTGGGATGCCTGGTCCAATGGTAGAGAGCTGCCAAGTGCCATACCCAGTTTCCCCGAGTTTCTTCCTAGAGCAAGTGGAAATTCCAATGTCCCAATAAATTACCCGAATACCCCACTTGGATACCCCACCATATCAGCTCACTTCAccggaacaccttctgag GACATATCTCGTTGGCATATTTGGGATGATCTGGCTCGagattttgtcaggcagtttcagtATAACATAGACATAGCTCCGGACAGGAATTCTCTTtcgaatctcaagaagaagtTATCGAAATGTTTCCGAGAATATGCTGTTAAATGGCGCGAACAAGTGGCCAGGGTCAAGCCCCCTATGGATGAAACAAAAATG gcgCGTATTGAGCCAATCTGCCATAAGAGCTACATCCCAAGCAATTCAAAGAGGGTCAGGAGGTGTAgcgaaaagaaagaagaaaaaagaggtgGCGATGGCAGCTTTGAGTCTGAGAAACCCCCGTCCACCCAGAG GCAAAACCCAGAGTCACCCTCCTACCGACCTAATACTCGATGTGCTTATAATTTAGGGGCGGAAGGGCATGACACTGAAGACTGTTGGACTCTGAAAAGGACTGTTGAAAATCTCATAGAGCAAAAAAGAATAGTGATAAAGGATGAAGAAATTCCTAATATGACCAACAACCCATTACCAGCTCATAACAACTGGccggttattggaatgatttgcgaagataaGAAGTTTgatcctgctttgaaagccatcaATGGAATCGCTGATGTCGAGAAGAAGACAAACGCTGCCGCAAAGCAAGGTAAGGGGGAGATAAATAATAACTCCGCTCCTCGAAGTGAAGAAAAGATTGTGGAAAGTAAAATAGGTGAAGTAACCCCTAAAGATGCCATTCTTTATGTTCCCCGAGCTCACATGAAAGAACAATTGGTGTTGAGTCCTCCTAAGAGGTTCGAGCTGAACAAGGGACCCAAGATGTATGTACCCAAAGGGACTTATGTGGTGCGGGGACCAGTAATtccaccaaggctgaatgagcctGTGGTTATTGGCTGCCCACCACAGAAGCCCATGATAGGCCCTATTTCCATCCTATGGAATTACAAAAAGGTGGTAGTAACCTACAAGGgaaaagaggtcctaggagaagcAAATGAAACTAACCCAATTGAGAAATACCTCAATCTGGAGGAAGTGAACAATGCCAAGCAGAAGCGCTTCCCGCTCAAAAAGCTAGTTAGTGCCGAAGAAGTAGAGGAATTCTTCAGGAAAATGAAAACGACAGACTATGAGGTAATAGACCAACTCCGGAAGTCTCCTTCACAGGTATCACTCCTGTCTCTACTGGTCAGCTCAACCgagcatcagaaagtgttgatAAAAACCCTCAATGAAGCTTATGTTCCGATTGAAACCACTGTTGAACAACTAGAGAGAATGGCGGAAAGATTCTTTGCAGTCAATCAGATTTCCTTTAGCAAGAATGATTTTCCCCCAGAAGGGGCcgcccacaacaaagcccttcatTTGACAGTTAAGTGTGAGGGGTACTATGTGAAGAGAGTCATGCTGGATAGTGGATCCGGAGTTGATATCTACCCTCTCTCAACTTTGCAAAGAATAGAGATTGGGACTAAGAGAATTAGGCCTAACAATGTCTGTATGCGTGCctttgatggcatcaagagagacaccatagGTGAGATCGATTTAATTTTGACTATTGGTCCTGTGGATTTcgaggtgacctttcaggtccTAGATATGGACACTTCTtataatttcctcttgggaagGCCTTGGATTCGTGCGGCAGGGGCCGTACCTtccactctccaccagatggtgaaatttgaatATGCAGATCATGAGATTGTAGTCCACGGAGAGGACGAGCAGTCAATTTACCGGGACCCGTCAGTCCCGTGTCTCAAAGTTAGGGAAGGTAGCGAGCATATAGTTTATCAATCTTTCGAGGTGGTGGTCGCAGATCAATGTGGGAATGGAAGCCCGTGTCTTCAGCCTTTTCTGTCAAATACATCCATCATGGTCGCTACTGAAATGATCAAGCATGGTTATAAGCCTGGGAAGGGACTCGGGGCATCATTGCTAGTTATCACAGAACCTATCACTTTACCTGCTAGCAGGAAGTTCTTCGATGTGGGTTTTCACGCCACGGAAACTGATGTAACATGGGCAAATAAATGA